One genomic window of Onychostoma macrolepis isolate SWU-2019 chromosome 25, ASM1243209v1, whole genome shotgun sequence includes the following:
- the LOC131534832 gene encoding von Willebrand factor A domain-containing protein 5A-like isoform X7: MPRNVPLKSISVEVLVQDHVATVFSTLQYVNEEERPLEALFVLPLPADAAVCHFSAKIGEQEIVAEVQDRETARDQYDDAVSSGQQAFLLEESAESPDVFRLSVGCLSAGQNAAVTIIYVTELAVQADHSLRFCLPAVLNPRYTPAGSAAGIVSEISSGAVPYTLTLSVYVSSPKPISKLESNCTLDPLVFLHSDHTQATVDLSPGHMFDKDIELFVYYQDTHQPSAIVEAGVTTAPPGSLMRDPVVMISLYPEFPEEVESLATQGEFVFVIDRSGSMDCMMNHGRGAQKRIESAKDTLLLLLKSLPVGCYFNIYGFGSDFESFFTQSVEYNQDTMDQALKRVKEMRADMGGTEILQPLKHIYSQPCYPDHPRQLFVFTDGEVGNTKAVLDLVKSHAHSHRCFSFGIGEGASAALITGMAREGSGHAQFITDSDRMQPKVMQSLRFALQPALVNISVDWILPDGVTVDTLSPPISVLFQGQRALIYAQLKGESSGGSEGTVTVKYSLKDQPVTNQLHFCLKPTEETGLSIHQLAARTLIRSLEQEERSGAAGVEGIRSRMVELSVQAGVSSVHTAFIAVNKDSRQTVKGPLLQRRVPTYAAQTPWKPDPQTPWKPVTLGDVCVWCCRHRSRR; this comes from the exons atgcctagaaacg TGCCTCTGAAGAGCATCTCAGTGGAGGTTCTGGTTCAGGATCATGTAGCCACAGTCTTCTCCACTCTGCAGTATGTGAATGAGGAAGAGCGCCCCCTGGAGGCCTTGTTCGTCCTCCCTCTGCCTGCTGATGCTGCTGTCTGCCACTTCAGTGCCAAGATCGGAGAGCAGGAGATTGTGGCAGAGGTGCAGGACAGAGAAACC GCGAGGGATCAGTATGATGACGCTGTGAGTTCGGGTCAGCAGGCGTTTCTGTTGGAAGAGAGCGCAGAGAGTCCTGATGTGTTCAGACTGAGTGTCGGGTGTCTGTCGGCGGGTCAGAACGCTGCCGTCACCATCATCTACGTCACCGAGCTCGCTGTGCAGGCCGACCACTCGCTGCGCTTCTGTCTGCCGGCTGTCCTCAACCCCCGATACACACCAGCAG GTTCAGCTGCTGGTATAGTCTCAGAGATTTCATCAGGAGCTGTTCCCTACACGCTGACTCTCAGTGTTTATGTGAGCTCTCCGAAGCCCATCTCCAAACTAGAGTCCAACTGCACTCTGGATCCTCTAGTGTTCCTCCACTCTGATCACACTCAGGCTACG gtgGATCTGAGTCCTGGTCACATGTTTGATAAGGACATTGAGCTGTTTGTGTACTATCAGGATACCCATCAGCCCTCTGCTATAGTGGAGGCAGGAGTGACCACTGCCCCGCCAG GTTCTCTGATGAGGGACCCAGTGGTCATGATAAGTTTGTACCCAGAGTTCCCAGAAGAAGTGGAATCACTGGCAACTCAAGGtgagtttgtttttgtgattgacAGATCAGGCAGTATGGACTGCATGATGAATCACGGGAGAGGAGCACAAAAGCGCATTGAAAGCGCAAAG GACACTCTGCTGTTACTGTTGAAGAGTCTGCCCGTGGGATGCTACTTCAATATCTATGGATTTGGCTCTGATTTTGAGTCCTTCTTCAC TCAGAGTGTTGAGTACAATCAGGACACAATGGATCAGGCTCTGAAGAGAGTGAAGGAAATGCGAGCAGACATGGGCGGCACAGAGATATTACAGCCTCTAAAACACATCTACAGTCAGCCCTGTTACCCCGATCACCCCAGACAG CTGTTCGTCTTCACTGATGGAGAGGTGGGAAACACTAAAGCGGTGCTGGATCTGGTGAAAAGTCACGCTCACTCTCACAG GTGTTTCTCATTCGGGATTGGTGAGGGTGCGAGTGCCGCCCTCATCACAGGAATGGCCAGGGAGGGATCTGGTCACGCTCAGTTCATCACAGACAGCGACCGCATGCAGCCCAAA GTGATGCAGTCGCTCAGGTTTGCGCTGCAGCCCGCTCTGGTTAATATCTCTGTGGATTGGATCCTTCCAGACGGTGTTACTGTTGATACACTGTCTCCACCCATCAGTGTGCTCTTCCAGGGTCAAAGGGCACTCATTTATGCCCAACTTAAAGGAGAG AGTTCAGGAGGCTCTGAGGGAACAGTGACAGTCAAATACAGTCTTAAAGATCAACCAGTAACAAACCAGCTCCACTTCTGCCTCAAACCAACTGAAGAAACAGG GTTGTCCATTCACCAGCTGGCGGCTCGGACCCTGATCCGTTCTCTGGAGCAGGAGGAGAGGTCCGGTGCTGCAGGTGTTGAGGGCATCAGGAGCAGGATGGTGGAGCTCAGTGTTCAGGCAGGAGTGAGCAGTGTTCATACAGCCTTCATTGCTGTGAATAAAGACAGCAGACAGACTGTGAAAGGACCCCTGCTGCAGAGAAGAGTGCCGACATATG CTGCACAAACTCCTTGGAAGCCAG ATCCACAAACTCCTTGGAAGCCAG TTACACTTGGCGACGTATGCGTGTGGTGCTGCAGACACCGGAGCCGACGTTAA